ATGTCGGGTATGCGCTTGGCCTTCAGTACCGGGATGAGTCCATCAATAATGTCTATGATTCCTTTACCCAGCAAGACAGCTTTGCCTTTTTGATTGGTAATCAGAACTTTTACGGTGAGCGTGATGTGAAAGCCTTGTTTGCTGAGGTACTGGTGCCCCTGACCCTGGATTTGGAAATTGGTGCGGCGGTGCGTTATGAGGACTACGGTGAGTTTGGTGGCGATACGACCAATCCAAAAGTGTCTTTCCTCTGGCTTGCGAATGACTTGTTTTCGCTCCGTGGTACCTACAGTACATCTTTCAGAGCCCCTTCTGTTCACCAGTTACAGGGAGTGCAGACCAACTTTGCCAACATTACAGATCCGGAGGATGGCTCCACAACCTTTGGTGGTAATCGAACTGTGGGCGACCCGGATCTGGTGCCGGAAACCTCACAAGCCGTTAATCTGGGTTTATCCTTCTCTTTAGATGAACTCTCTGTTGATTTAGATTACTGGGACTTTTCTTTTGAAGATGTGCTTACTCGTGAGAGCCACCAGGCCGTGGTGAATGCGAATCCTAATGATCCGACTCGGGTGATCCGTACTTCAGCGGGCACCATTTCAATCGTGAATACCAAGTTTATTAATGCAGAAGCGATTGATACCTCAGGGCTGGATATCAGCGCAACGACCATTTGTCGCACGGATATTGGTGATTTCAGGCCACAACTGAAAGCCTCTTATCTGTTGAGCTACGATTTAATGGACGCATCCGGCAACACCAGTGATGGACTGGGTAAACTCAACCGTAATACGGTCGGCAATCCTGCGCCAAGGTTACGTTGGCTGCATTGGTATGAACTGGTCTGACGGAGAGCACAGTGCAAATATCTATCTACGTCATGTTGCCAGCTATGAAAATGACGTAAGTGGTGAATCTATCAGCTCTTTCAACACCATTGACCTGCAATATAGTGTCAATCTAGGTGAAGTAGTCAGAGAGAACTCAGAAACCCGGCTCATTGCAGGCATAGTCAATGCGCCCGACGAAGATCCGCCTTTTGTGGCCATAGCCGGCAGTTATGACCCCAGAACGGGCGATCCACGGGGACGCCGGGCTTATATAAAAATTCAGCTGAGCATTTGATCTATGACTAACTGTGTGCGGGTGCTGCAACGCGTACTGAATGCCAGGTTTGCCTGCCATGCTATGTGGCATATAGCCTGGCAGAGAGTCGTGCCTCTATGATTATTCGCAGGCTGTTTCATGTTTTGATAATGCTCTGTTTGCTGGGTGCCAGTGTGCCAGAAGAGCGGGTGATCAAGCTGGTCACGCTCGAATATCCACCTTATGAATTCCAGGGGAAAAATGGCCCCAGTGGCATAGCCGTGGAATTAGTGCGCGAGGTTTTCAGGCGCATAGAACAGCCCTACATAATTGAGATCCTGCCCTGGGGCAGAGCGATTAGAGAAGTCGAGATTGGGCGCTATGATGGCATTTTCACCATTTATAAAACTCCACAGAGACTGACCTTTTTGGATTATGCGGACGAACTCCTGATAGAGCAATCAATTGCCTTGTTTACGTTGAGAAAAAACAACATTCACTTCGATGGCCGGCTTAACTCACTGGCACCTTATCGGGTAGCGGTGATGCACAAAGTGAGCTACGGCTCAGAAATTGACACTGCGCTAAAAAGGGGGGTATTTGAGAACGTGGTTACAACGGATACGGGCAAAAAGAGTTTTGAATTACTGCTAGCTGATCGCGTTGAAGTGGTCGTGATAAACAGGCTGGGGGCGCTTGAAATCATTAAGCAGCTGGGGATTGAAGACTTGGTTGCAGAAGTGCCGAGCTACCGATATGAGATACCCAGCTATATTGCGTTTTCTAAAACCCGCACACTGGACAAAACCAGGATGGAAGTAGAACAGACATTGCGAGAAATAAAAAAGGACGGTACATACGACAAAATATTGCAAGAGTACCTGAAGCACTACAACAAGGAACAGTCCATTTACGATACGTCACCACAAACAGGAAAAGCAGTTGAAGAGCGCTCTTAAACCAGCGCAATAAAAAGGCTCAGTCACATGAAACTCAAAATAAAATCCAGATTGATCTTGTTGTCACTGATCCCCGTGATCATCATTTCATCGGTTGTGACCTTAATCACGTATCTGGAAGCCAAAAAGCTTAATGAGGTGCAGGTCGATTTGAGCCGAAAAGAGATGATGCGGATGAAACGCGTCGAGCTTAAAGCCTACCTGGAAATTGCAAAAACAGTCCTGACACCACTCATACAGGGAGACCATGCAGAGTCAGAAGCCATTGCATTGCTTAAGAATATTAAGTTCAGCGGGACCGGGTATTTATTTGGCTTTAAGCCCGACGGGACGCGTGTAATGCAGGGCGACAGCGATCAGGGTATTGGTAAAAACTTCATAGACTTGCAGGATAAACGAGGTAATTACCTGGTTCGAGACATCATTACATCGGCGCAAACGGGAGATGGTTATTCGGTTTACTATTTTCCAAAGCTGGGTCAGACGGAGCCATTACCTAAGCTGGCCTACAGCATTTATATCGCTAAATGGGATCTGATTGTGGGCACCGGTTTTTACACGGACGATGCAGATGCGCTGGTTAAGTCAATGCGAGACGAAAACGAAGTACGGCTCTATGAGAGCATCGCGAATATACTGGTGTTTACTTTAGTGGTGTCTGTCGGGGTTGCCGGGTTAGGTCTGATGATCAGCAAAAGCATCACTGTACCTTTGTCTAAATTTGAAGACACCATTCACATTTATGCTGCCAGAGATGCCGATTTAACCGTGCGGATCCCGGATTTTACTGTGCCTGAGTTTGATAGTCTGAGTCGGGATTTTAATATCTTTCTGGGGCAGCTCCATGAACTCATCAAGAAGGTGGCAAAGCTTACCAATGAAGTGGTGGATGAAACGCGTCAAATCTCCACTGCGTCGGGCAACATCAACGCAATATTACTGCGCCAACAAACGGAAACCGAGCTGATAGCCACGGCAATGACTCAACTTACGGCGTCTGCTGAAGAAATCTCCCGCAATGCCAATGAGGCCGCGAACTCGGCTAAAAATGCGACAGCAGCGCGAATGATACCCGCCACTCTGTCGACGAAGCCATGAACTCAGTGAATACGCTGGCCGAAAAGCTGGATGAGGCCAGTAGTGTGATCTCAAAACTGGAAGGGGATGTTCAGGGGATTTCCGGGTCACTATCTATCATTCAGGAAATAGCTTAACAAACCAACTTGTTAGCGCTAAATGCGGCCATTGAGGCGGCACGCGCAGGAGAACAGGGTAGAGGGTTTGCAGTGGTGGCCGACGAAGTCAGAGAGCTGGCTACCCGGACGCAAAAAAGCGCATCTCAGATCCTGGGTGTGATCAACACACTTACTGACGGCTCAAAAGACGCGGTACGCGCAATGGAGTCGAGCAAAAGTTACAGTGCGACCACCGTTGATAAAGCAGCTTCTGCATCCGAATCGCTCAAACAGATAGTGCAATTTATCAATGAAATCCTCAGTGTCAATGAGCATATCGCTGATGCAACCAAGGAGCAAAATATCGTCGACAAGGAAGTATCAGAGCGCACTGACTCTATTTCACAGCACAGTAAAGAGTCGGTGTCGATTGGTACAGAGAATTTAGCTGTCAGTACTAACCTGAGTGAAAAGGCGGGTGAGCTGGCCGCAATCGTCAATCGCTTTAAGATCTGAAATGAAGGAGCTCAGCGGATGTCAATGTACCTGTTAGGAAAGTGAAATCATGCTAAAGAAACTTAAAAACCTGGGACCTGGCGTGATTGTGACCGCCGCCTTTATAGGTCCCGGCACTATTACCGCGTGTACGTTAGCCGGGGCTCAGTTTGGTTATGCTTTGTTATGGGCGTTGATTTTTGCAACCCTAGCGACCATCATTTTGCAGGAGATGTCAGCCCGCGCCGGGATAGTAACACAGCAGGGGCTGGGGGCCGTGATCCATCAATCGCTGGCCGACTCAATTTGGAAATGGCCATTGTTTATCCTGATCATTGTGGCCATTTGTGTCGGGAATGCAGCGTATGAGGCGGGCAATTTAGTGGGGGCTGCGCTGGGTATTGAGGCGATCACGACGCCGGGCAAGTGGGTCTTTCGTGGTTCCATTATTGCCTTGACGGCGGTTGGTGCCGTGATTTTAATCCTCGGAACCTACAAACAAATAGAGCGCATCTTGATCACTCTGGTGGCAATTATGGCACTGGCTTTTGTTGTTACCTTTTTCCTGGTTGACCCAGATTTAACGGCGCTGCTAAAGGGCATGGCAACCCCTCAATTGCCCAAGGGGTCTTTGCTGACAGTCATTGCCCTGATAGGCACAACTGTGGTGCCTTACAACTTGTTTTTGCACGCATCGGCTGCTAAAGCGCATTGGTCGAATCCGGAGGATATCCCACAAGCGCGTGCAGATACCGCCATTTCCATAGGTCTGGGTGGGCTGATCGCCATTCTGGTGACCTCTACGGCAGCGGCGAGTATCTTTACCCTCGGGTTGAGTGTTAATAATGCCGTTGATATGGCCAAAGTATTCGAGCCCCTGTTTGGCAGTTTGTCTAAGTACCTGTTGGGCATTGGCTTGTTTGCAGCGGGATTGAGCAGTGTTATCACGGCACCACTGGCAACCAGTTATGTGGTCACCGAGTTACTGCAATTGAACACCGAAGTAGACACCCGGGCCTTTCGTATGATCAGTGTCACTGTGATAGTGATTGGTGCCGTTTTATCTATGGCCAATATTAAACCCATAGAGATCATTCTGTTGGCTCAGTTTGCCAACGGCCTGTTATTGCCAATTATCGCCGGTTTTTTGCTGTATGTTATGAACAACAAACGGATGCTAGGGAAATACGCAAATACTACGGTTTCGAATATTCTGGGCTTTTCTGTGCTGCTCTTTACCGCCATGCTGGGTATTCGTTTGATAGCAAAATCTCTGGGGTGGATTTGACACGGCAAAAGCACCAAGCGGGGAAATGAAAAGCTGGAGCGCGTTATTCGCCCCAGCTAACTTTACATCGTGATGATATTAACCCGGGTTACCTGTGCCTTTGATTTTTCTTGAATGAAATATCGCCAGGCCAATATACACGCAGGTTGCATAGATATTGATAAAAGGGATTAAAGCAACGAGCACTGCAACGGCTTTGCTGTATTGATATTTATAAGCAATCAGTAAGTTTACGCCTACACACAGGATAAACTGTAGCGCAAGTACTGTGGGGGCTAACGGAAGATCTCCATTTCTCAGCATTTCTAACATAATTTAAGTCCTTGGAAGTGGGGTAATAATAACTCGTCCAGTAGTTCCACCAACACTAACCACTGTTACGCGAATGCCATACTCGGCCGCTTTCTCTATGAAGCGCTCGAGTTTATGTTGCGAAGAAAACTCATAGGTGCCTGCGATAGATCTGCCAGCATCGGGAATCGTATTTCCGTCTGAATCTGTTGAGCTATCTGGTACGTAAGTCATCCGGAGCCTTGCTGACCGAATGGTTGATGCGCGCATTGTGATTTTTGAGCCATCATCGAACTCGAATGGCGACTCTTGTTTGCCTTTTCCATAGCAGCTTAGTCCTTTGAGTTAACTATAGTGTAATAATGTTAGCACAGATTTGTGCTTGTGTAGCTTATTTGTAGTAATAAAAGTCAGAGATTTAACCATCAGGGTTAGTTAAAGTATATCGCCTCTGACTTTTGAGGTACTGACTGACGGTTACCCTTTATCTGCTGACATGCGGCTAAACAGATAAATCATAGCTGAGTTCGCATTGAGTCATCACTTTGTTTTTGTCAAACGAGGTACAAAATTAGTGTTAGTTTGTTCATATGTGAATCGCGTTTCAATGTGCTATTTGTGAAAGCATCAGATCGCTGTCCGAATTTTGCCAGTGGGAATAATAATAGGTAAGGGCATTTTGCTCGGTGTAAAAAGCACTGGTAACAAACTGCGCAGACTCGGGTAGCGGCCGCTCAGACA
This window of the Pseudoalteromonas rubra genome carries:
- a CDS encoding substrate-binding periplasmic protein; the encoded protein is MIIRRLFHVLIMLCLLGASVPEERVIKLVTLEYPPYEFQGKNGPSGIAVELVREVFRRIEQPYIIEILPWGRAIREVEIGRYDGIFTIYKTPQRLTFLDYADELLIEQSIALFTLRKNNIHFDGRLNSLAPYRVAVMHKVSYGSEIDTALKRGVFENVVTTDTGKKSFELLLADRVEVVVINRLGALEIIKQLGIEDLVAEVPSYRYEIPSYIAFSKTRTLDKTRMEVEQTLREIKKDGTYDKILQEYLKHYNKEQSIYDTSPQTGKAVEERS
- a CDS encoding Nramp family divalent metal transporter: MLKKLKNLGPGVIVTAAFIGPGTITACTLAGAQFGYALLWALIFATLATIILQEMSARAGIVTQQGLGAVIHQSLADSIWKWPLFILIIVAICVGNAAYEAGNLVGAALGIEAITTPGKWVFRGSIIALTAVGAVILILGTYKQIERILITLVAIMALAFVVTFFLVDPDLTALLKGMATPQLPKGSLLTVIALIGTTVVPYNLFLHASAAKAHWSNPEDIPQARADTAISIGLGGLIAILVTSTAAASIFTLGLSVNNAVDMAKVFEPLFGSLSKYLLGIGLFAAGLSSVITAPLATSYVVTELLQLNTEVDTRAFRMISVTVIVIGAVLSMANIKPIEIILLAQFANGLLLPIIAGFLLYVMNNKRMLGKYANTTVSNILGFSVLLFTAMLGIRLIAKSLGWI
- a CDS encoding methyl-accepting chemotaxis protein gives rise to the protein MLALNAAIEAARAGEQGRGFAVVADEVRELATRTQKSASQILGVINTLTDGSKDAVRAMESSKSYSATTVDKAASASESLKQIVQFINEILSVNEHIADATKEQNIVDKEVSERTDSISQHSKESVSIGTENLAVSTNLSEKAGELAAIVNRFKI
- a CDS encoding cache domain-containing protein — its product is MKLKIKSRLILLSLIPVIIISSVVTLITYLEAKKLNEVQVDLSRKEMMRMKRVELKAYLEIAKTVLTPLIQGDHAESEAIALLKNIKFSGTGYLFGFKPDGTRVMQGDSDQGIGKNFIDLQDKRGNYLVRDIITSAQTGDGYSVYYFPKLGQTEPLPKLAYSIYIAKWDLIVGTGFYTDDADALVKSMRDENEVRLYESIANILVFTLVVSVGVAGLGLMISKSITVPLSKFEDTIHIYAARDADLTVRIPDFTVPEFDSLSRDFNIFLGQLHELIKKVAKLTNEVVDETRQISTASGNINAILLRQQTETELIATAMTQLTASAEEISRNANEAANSAKNATAARMIPATLSTKP